Within the Erigeron canadensis isolate Cc75 chromosome 6, C_canadensis_v1, whole genome shotgun sequence genome, the region TCGACTCCAAATTGAAGTTCATCAACTATATACAACAATTCACCATCAATCTACACATTTTTCATCAAGGCTTTTGTGGTGATTTTGTAGGTGAATCATGTTTCGATATAACATCTGTCTTAGCTTCACCTTATCGTTCTCGTTAGCTTGCACTTGGAAATAAAGATTGAATCTGTGTAATTCAAGCTGCATAGCTTCAAGAGTTCAGCTGACCGCTGTTTTAGCAACGGATCACAACCACTTTGAATTACAAGTAGTAGTTTTGCTGCAAGACCGACGTCTACAGCAATCGACGAATACTCTTCAGGGGAAAGCTTACAAATTGACCACAAAATCGACAAAGCAAGCTGTGTACAGCTTTCAGATACCCTCATCAAAACTCTAACTGTATTCGGTATCGTGTTTGAACAACTGCTTAATGCCAATTTACCTTCTTTAACAGTTGAAATAGCATCCAAAATGAACAATGCTAATTCCAAACATTCAGGATTCAAAGATGGCAATAGTTCAACCAATTGAGAGACAGCTCCAACAGTAACAACCAACGATCTCACTTGAATATGCGAACATATCGACTTAAGTAACTTCAAACCAGGCAAATTACCACTTGGATGTCTTTTATCTCTAACTAGCCTCATCAAAGCAACTAACAAACTATGACTCGACACGATTTCCACTTGAAAATCATCATCTTTCATCAATGTTTGAATCAATTTCACACAACTGATCTTGGTTTCAATTGAACCCTCATTTAACATATCTACAACCAACGAAAACTTAGCAGGCTGCATAAGATTCAATCTAGAACACGAATCAAGCTCTAAATTGACTAAAATCGAAACTACCTCAGACCCAATGGCATGAGAAGTATAAGGACCTAATAAAGATGTAAGCACACTAACTCCACCTTTATCAACAACTGTTTTTCGAGCAGTAGCATGATTCGCTACTAATCGTCTTAACTCCTTTAACGAATTAACCCGAGTTTGACCCTTTGACTTTTTAAGTATTTCCAAAACATCAGAAACACACCCTTGTACATCTTCTGACTTTTTCTTCATTTGAAGATACTTTTGTGAAAACCAAGTGTGAATTAACTGATGAAGTGTTCTGTTTGGTGTAACAGAATCATCCCAAAGTTCTTGCATAGTAGTTGGGCAAGTAAAATGACCCAAACTAAACCATTTCAAGATATTAGACCTTTCATAAGTCTGCCCAGTACATAATGTAACTGGGTCTAACATTGGTTCAAGTGAAATTggacaaataaacacacaaggCACATCTTGCAGATCTAGCTCATCAATCATCTTTCTCAGATCCATTTTCTCAGCAAACCCACCACCAAAACCCACCCCACCACCCAAAACTCCATCTTTCACAGCTGTATCTAGATCCAACACTTGCCCATTTGCCCCATCTCTTTTCAAAACACACACAGGCATTTTCACAAACACTTGGTGTGCACAAACAAAAAACTTCAGCAATTAAAGACACCCCACCTTCTATATCACCACATTACATCAAAAAGATCCAAACTTTAATTCACAATCActcaaacaaagaaagaaagaaaaaaaaagaaaagaaaagaaaaatgtatgtgtcacttttatttttttttgttgttggtcAAAAGACTTATCAACATCACaataaaatggaaaaagaaagGGGCTTTAAAAGGTTTGAATCATAAAACCAATAGAAGAACAGTCAatgaaatgataaaataaataattaaagccacactctcacacacacacatacatacatacacagaTCTGTATCTATATGTGGTTGCTTTTTTAAAGTAAGAATTAAAAAGTGAAGTGTTTATAATTAGAAGTATAAAGAAATGTAAAGGAGACACAGATTGGACGAACCtgtataaaaaaatcaaaattgagaGATTTTTGCTTTTGGGCCAAATTGCTGAATGAATGCCCCTTATTTTGGAGAGTGATAATAAAGTTATACAATTATAGATATAAGTGATATTAAAATAGAGATATGTTTAGTTGTATTTTagattggtttttttttttcattttaaattttgagaGAATTTTTGAGTATATATGGGTGAAATGGAAAGGATGAAGAATGGGGCCGGTAAATAGGGCAATTAGACCGCTTTGCACGTGTTAATGTTACCACGTGTCGACTTTAATTAAATTGAGTGTCGTTTATTATTTAGGTTGGAAAGATAATGTGTGAATGGACATAACTAACCCTTATTATGTGCTACTGGATCAACTAAATAAGTGAGTCTTGACTTGAGTCTATGAGTCTATGACTCTACGCGACTAATTAATGAAATTCTTTTGAGCATTTCCGGGTTTATATTGTTATATCAtgatccttttaatttatttaattttagaaaTCAAGTTCAATAATcattaataaaaattcaaacttgattcttaaattttaatcattagttttaatttaattgttacGGATGCTCTAACTTatagttttaatttaatggttaaGAATGTTTTAATTCATAAGTAGTTTAAATTCAAAACCTCTTAAAGTAACTCTAACTCTCTAAGATGTCTAATTCTTAAACTactttagttgtggttgatCAAATATATACGTTTAACTAGAATTATGTATCTATGACCTGCTCcttgaaatattttaatgaGAACACATGTTCAAGGTAAAATGGTAtaaatatttaacttttataattgaaatttttttacgCATTTACTGTCTATGTTAGTGATGTCATTTGGTCAAGGAGGCAGTTTGATATTTGTTTATAAGAGtaaaatatttgttatataaaatatggtattttttatttatataaataaaattgaaattgtTGATAGAAAATAAGGTTTCTCAATTCGGTTGCGTTAATTTTCTAGTAATAATATGGATTATATAGAATTAGAAATAATATAATGGTTGGATGAAAACATAAACTGCTAATAATTATAATgtacttaaaacttaaaatatatatttattataagaaAGAGTAGATGTCACACGATTATTTATTAGGAAATACAGctgttataaaaataaaaataaaaaaagaaaaagaaaagaaaaaaactaggAAATATATATCGTACCAAAGAAAAATTAGAGATTGTTAAAAGGATCTATTGTCACACGATTAGACGATTAACAAAGAATTAAGGATAGATTAGTAAATTGGGGGCAGCGCACGTGGGAAGCCGGTTCGATATAGTGTGGTAGTCAAGTCGTCAACGAAAACGCCGCACGAGGAGTGTGTGACAGCCCGCACGAACCAATGCCGTAAGTAAAAAAGTGAGCATATCTCGAAACCCCCTTCCACATTACACATTCCAATGTCTaagcttttaaatttgttataaatatatatatatctatatctatatacattataaaacaatagttatacTAGTTTTATAAGGATATCCACTTCAATTTAAAACTATGTTTAAACTTCACCACGTAGGattttttcatgtttatttctacaatatttttatcatatataaatatctatatatatatataataaaattagatTACTATAAATAATACCCCATATCAAATCTTATAAAGCTTGACAATATATactcaaatatatttattatcgatgtataaatataaaaataaaactaacttaACTAAGTTAAATATTAAAGCATGGAAAGAAAATTATTATCATAATTGATAGTTCAAATGAGATCATACGAAGTCTTAtaattatatgattttaaattttgtattatttattattagttgCATATTTTATAAGGGTTATTTTCAAcataatatgttattttttaggATTTCATAATCATTATTATGGTTTTGTTTCATATTATATCttagtttattttattgtttttttatagcTTTATTCGTAGTTTAGGATGTCATGATTTCTTCTAAcaatgtcatcatagttataatatgtgtttttacatatattttaaagatttttgtaAGGTGATTGTGTTTGTTTTCGAGATGGGTTCAACATTAACGGtaacttaaattattttattatattcacATCTTcttatatttatgattttatttttttatgaagtTAAATCTTTTATGAAATGAATATGATGAAATTGCAGATATCATATATAAGTTTgtcaaaacaatgttaattataaattatttagaaGTTGTCatgttcttaattaaattaataactatTGACTCgtgcatcgcgcgggtaaaagattcttgtatatatatatatatatatactaggatatatatatttatggcaTCTCgcaaaaacttttatttactGTGATTGGCCCCctaaactttagttatttcaacTAGCAAAAATGTTTCAAGTTAAATCTGTCATTTAGcccaaaatatattaataagcttcaaaatttatattgtaatttaataattttgtgACCGAGACGTAGTACAGAGTTAGACATAATAGTTAACAAGTAATAATAGTGGCAGATTCAAGACCGCATATCATAAGATTCACAAAATATTTGGATATCATTTACGTCATAAGAAAACTCATACGattaacatgaaaaaaaaataatcatgtgATTTACTTGCACCTCATAGTCTCGGACACCCTTGAGTCTGCCCATGTTAATATttgtttaggaaaaaaaaaattatatttcatGTATAACACTTAGTTACATATTCTTAGACTATTAGGAACAAGACGTTCGTCTCCCAAAAAGCACCCAGGAACGCCTGGGAACGCCAGGAACACCGCCCCGCGCGGCGTTCTTGAAGGAAATTTGGTAGGTAACGGCTCTTCAGGGACGGGAGGAAGTTGAGAGTCTCCATGCAAATTTAAACGTTACAAAGGGccattttaattctttttctttttcttccccaTAGAACCCTTTCCAAAAAACCCTTCCAAATAACCCCTTCCTACAAAGAAACCCCTTCCTCCATGGTGACATCCTACATGGCAACAAAAGTACAAGAACCCTTACTTGAGAACCCCTTACTCCTAATAGCCTTAATATCCAGTTGTGAATCCTTTTACTTTTATAGAAACTTGAATGTTTAAGGTAtttcatgtttgtttgttttttttaatataattgaaCTAAggtcttgtttcttttttacttgataaatttaatagttaaaaacttaattattaagttaaatttcatgtttttttttgacttaatatacaaattaaccgtcaattacttatattttacataataCATATAGACAATATTAATGCAATCagccacttaatacactcagAAGTTAATGACTAGAAAAAAAAGGGACCTAAGTAACTATACATTTAAACAATACATTAAATAAGTGttaaatgatgatgatattgtATGATTATTGCTGTTTATTGTTTAGTAATAATAACGACCTATATAAAATGGTTATATATAGCAATGAATTTATTAGACAAAATTATAGCCAATGCGTGTAAGGTTGTGAAAATTTTGCATACACATACTAAAACAATATGCAATACCATTTTAACGATAAAATGGAGACCATTTTGATTAGTCTTTATTATTATCGACAAAGAAGATTTAAATATGTTAGTTTTaccataaaaaaatattaacatcGTTGCCCGTCTTTTATTTCCAGGTAAAATGCTTAATTGTTAATGAATTCAAAATTTGCAAAATTTTAAATACAAGACACACATTATAATGTTTACACAagcaaaaataattaatctttctaacaaaatagtttaataattttcttaattattaGATGATGACATACGTAAAAATCAGTaggcaagattaagaaagataaatagTAAATAACACAAGTTActttcttataattttaaaaagatttttaggataaatttaaaaaggatttatcattttccttacaCAAGTCATATTTATGTATGAGATTCAAccttgtttaattttaaaatacactGACATGTTTAACTTGGTTTATTCAATTTGAATTCATCCAAGATTCCATGTAAATATTGTTGTTACGTCCAAGGTCTAGACAACTTTTTGTAAAGAAAGAACAACAATAAAGACACAGACTCACAATAAGTTTAATTTGTCCATTTGTATGTAAATGATAACCTAATGCTTAAAACTTTGTATCTTTCATCAAGCCAAAATGTAAAAGAGAATTTTATCTTTACAGATATTATATACTATTCAATATTCAATAACTACAGTTCCATCGttttaatccaaaagaatcTAAAATTGTGTCGGGCAAcgattttattctttttttttttaattattattttttatattcaaaCAATGAGTCTGCAAATTCAAAATCCAAACCAATTCCATAAGGTATTAAAGTTCAAAACATCAATTCAATTTGTATAAAGATTAACattatttttaaactctttttaGTTAGCatacaattatataattttaaaattggatAATCAATTAAAATCCAATTAGTTGAATAAGTTGACTGTGAATACTTTATCACAGTGTTTTGCTTTAAAATATACACAAGTAATTTTGTGACTTTTAAGTTTAATCTATATAAGCTTTTAGCctctaataaaagaataatcttAGGTCACTTAATGCACTCAGAATAATTAGTGATAGTTTTACAACAATTGTTTCTAAAGGAcaatcaaacttttttatatcaatgGTGATAGAGACGCATCAAGAAATTTTAACttgaaaaatttatttttaaaacgttatttgtatgtatatcttatatttatttcttttttatgtaaaGGTAGAATTCTAATTACaattaacaataatatatttttgcaGTATATTAGAATCGAAGAGGGTGCAGCTGAAATTGCAAGAATAATTAAACAGATGGTGAGTGTTGACAATTCAGAAGTTGAGAGGTATCAATTTACAAAACTTTGATCAATATTATtttgtgaataaaaaaaaaggtttgaagTGGTGTGTCGTATGGGTAAGGGATTATGGGGTCAGGGGGTGGGTTAGTGTTCTTTTTTAGGCAAAATAATAgcaataataaaatgaaaaataaataattaagaaagaaaaaagggaaAACAGCTTGACCATGACAGTGTGTGTTGGTTTGACTGTACTAGTGAGAGGGTGTGTGGGTTCACCCATATGATCTGGTCATTTGTTTGACCGAAAGTTTTGATGCCTGGTCCAAGACGCACCCCCCACTTTCATCCACTTATTTTCTGACACGTTACCTTGTTTATATCTCTTTGATTATCTGTTATTTCGTCTCTTTACGATTCAAATCAAAtgatatatactccgtatttttCATTCTCATTCTATACACGATTGACGCTTACAAGGTAGTAcaacttataattatttaataaacagCTGCTAATGAGAATATTCTATAATAAAACTGTTTAAAGAGGGGAAATTGTAAAAGGATATTCTATTCGTGtcgaaaataaaagaaaataatacaaTAATGAAAATAACTTGAAATTGAGATTGAACGTATTACTTTTGGTTTTGTGTTGATTATCTTCCACTATTATATTATACCGTTCTTTGTTACATCGCTTTTTTTTACTTACTAGCTTCTTATTAGCATTTTTAGTAAAATTTTAGttaccgttcaaaaaaaatacttcatccgtcccattttaattgtcatatttttgactggtcaagttttttttttcttccaactttgactgtaaatatctttatttgtgttatatattagttgatgcaATTTATATCaacgaaaagtacatttaaaattGAATCAACTcgtatatgttatatcaaatgttttataacacaaacaaaaagatttacagtcaaagttgaaagaaaaagactcaaaaagtcaaaatagaacacttaatatgggacggatgAAGTATATTGTACGTTGTTTAAACTTCTATAGACACGATTTATATCTTTTTACAAACGAGAGATTGGTTTGTATTAATTTTATAGAGCATGTGATGTGTTGTTCAGCCTGAATCGGGGACGTGACGAGTGAATCGGCATACCTCACCGCTTTGTTTGGGTCAAGAACATCTGAGGTCATCTTGGTCTCGACGTCACTTAGCACGAGAAGTTTAAGTTCGATCCATTGATACAAATAAAGAAGTTGGGTTTGGAGTCAGTTGGAACTTAAAATGATGTAGGATATTTGTATAAGTGGTAGTGTTTCGCACACCTGGTGCAGATAAAATGTCACGCACGTTGATTTATACTATATAAAGTCTCTTTGATTTGCACATTTCATAGTCATACAAACTTAAATGCGttcaacaaaaactaaaaatagaGAGGCAATGATAATGAGTAATGAccgttaataatataaaaataggaAAAAACCATTAAATATAATGAACACAGTTGGGAAATGGGTGTCATGTATATCGATTTGGGTTATTAAAATATGAGTAAAGAAGATCAAATCTGGTTACATTTTAAAATCGGGCATGCTGCCAACTGCCACTTTGACTGGATTCACATGACCCatttcttgattttgactcAATAGTACCAAAAAAGAGGGTAAGAGTTATAAGTTGTAACGTTTATCTTTAATGAAGGAATAACCTAAATGCACGGCTATTTATAAGGATAAATGGATTTTGTTATTGGACGAAGTTGAGCTTGTTACGGTGACTTAAGCTAATTCAAAGATTGTCTTTGAACATTTTATTGCTTACTTTTCCAGAtaggataatatatatatatatattttaacagcattatattatgaattaaaaatcatcaagcaaaatatttgatgatattaataagtacaattacaaatacgatatttaaaaaaaaaaacacgaaacGACAACGTAAAACCTTAACAtaagttacaaaaaatttaGGGGGTTTTGAAACCACTCATCTCGTGAAATATGGAGCTTTCTACATCTAGTCGTAGCCCACGAGTAGGATTGAGCCacaataaaatcaaacaaaaagttCCGAGCGATTCTAACCTGGAGAGAAAACTTGATCATTCTGATATTTTCAAATAGCCCAATTTCAAAACTTGAATAATCTCTTGGAAAACTATTTATAGAATGATACGAGTAATTTTTAAGTCGCAATTGCTAAAACAACTATTTAATAAACCTAAATTACTATTtttagggttgtatttaacatgATTCATTATATTATTGGGTTGGTAcattataaatattcaaaaatccTTTAAAATAGTAGAGTGTAAGTGTATAActtgaaaataacaataataacacaaaaatatacGACGTAAAAGTTGGTAGTCAACAAGTACAGATTGTTCACAAACTTGATGATATACTAGTGATAAACAATACCATACGTAATTCCCATTATATTTTAATGGTTGAACACTAGCTTTATATGTTGGAGGCTTGAGTTCGAGATTTGAGAAAAACATTTAAAggattttcacaaataaagtcctccagtgaagcacgtttgagtcctgcagagggggCAGGACCCCAATTAATGTCGTGTCTTTGGTTGGTTTAGTTGAAAGTTTCTCCTCCTATTAGATATTGAAGATGAGAGAACTCTCAGAcccaattaaaataatataagctAGATCGAGCAAatgattctttaaaaaaaaaagaataccaTACCATAtctaaataaagtaataaacaaCTCACATATCTTATTAATGAACTCGAAAAATGATAGCACTCGAGGGTCCACTTCTTAACTTATCAACAAACTAAATAATTGATGCTTTATTTATGAATAAACTAAACTTATTACAGATGAGTTGTAGACATTAACTCACTTCATTGAAGCAGAGGTGACgacatgttttatttatgaaaaattagGAATGTGCACGGGTCAAAACCCGACCCCAATCGGGATGGCTCATGACCCGTCAAAGCATGAAAATTGGAATCGTGACCCGGCCCTTGAAGGTTCGGGTCAGGTCACGGGTTTCCCTCAcaatttttcggtttttgactTCACCCGGCCCGATCCGACTCATTCAACCCATGACCCACGAATGCGCTAAAAACGTGACACGTGACCTGACCCGTTGAGGCTTTGGGCTGATTTCGGGTCGGCTGCGGGTTTCCAGGTCTTTTGCTCATTTCTAGATTAAATGAACAACAGTTAAATTCAGACCTGTAATTTAAATGAAAAGGCTTTTGATCAATTATGATGTAGctttattgttatttatatttcCTTATTTGATTTTGGTAAATCATAGATTTCAAAAACATAATGAAACCCCTAGGATATATTGAAAcgtaatgaaaaaataaatatatatatatatatagagagagagagaatttcAAAGATGATAAAACATGGAAAAGATCAACCCCATTATATAATCGAGACCTGATGAGTAACACGATATGATGAAGTTATTCCCAAAAGAGAATGATAACCTTGTGTATTGATGCATAATTGGTACTACAGGTAAGCTGATAAAATTTAGAGTTAAAAATTCAAGTCTAAATCAGTTTGGATGAGTGCAGAACTGCcgattttaaatgttttataatcgTATCCTACGTATCATGTCATTTCTAAGACAATGGAGAGTGAAAATCCATTTGAGGTTGAGTTGattaagcataaatgaaaaagGTGGATGAAGGAGTTTCTGTCAAGTTTAAGAATAAGGGGGTGTTTGTACGATAAAATGGAAAGGAGAgaaaagaaatgagaaacaCTTATCTTGTTTAGTTACACCGGGGAATGAAATCGAAAATGGAGTTGTGGGAATATTTTCCATTCTCTCTATTCTCTACAATGGGTGGGaataaaaaatttttgtttgtttgatgatattatatgtGCTAATATTGGCTGTTATTTaaatgttgtattttttttattttttgtttgtatcaAATAACAGAATTCATTTTCTTTCTaaatacttattatcttttttactaattttattctatataacatttttattctttatgaTTCATTTTTACTAAGTTGCAACTTGTACAAATAGTGGTCAATGGATATTGGTTTGAAAAACGACATATTGTTACTTGGACGAGATAGTACACAAACTTATAGTTAACGTGATTGGTAATAGGGTACTTTTAGTTTAGCtaatttatgaaattataaaaGATTTGTCGGGGTCGGTCGTTTCGTGGGCTAATCAATGAACAACCTAATCATCTTTATTTGGGTATCTTTTATTTATGTGGattgatataaaagacatttaGGTCTTGTTTACTTTGTACTTCATAAGTTTAATAATTACGAATTGAATCATttagtcaaattttatgtttgtttttttcacttaataaataaaaataactatatttttcttaatacaTACATTATTTATGTATTCAACCATTTAATAcatttaacaattaataattaaaaaaaccccTTAGTT harbors:
- the LOC122603254 gene encoding U-box domain-containing protein 30-like codes for the protein MPVCVLKRDGANGQVLDLDTAVKDGVLGGGVGFGGGFAEKMDLRKMIDELDLQDVPCVFICPISLEPMLDPVTLCTGQTYERSNILKWFSLGHFTCPTTMQELWDDSVTPNRTLHQLIHTWFSQKYLQMKKKSEDVQGCVSDVLEILKKSKGQTRVNSLKELRRLVANHATARKTVVDKGGVSVLTSLLGPYTSHAIGSEVVSILVNLELDSCSRLNLMQPAKFSLVVDMLNEGSIETKISCVKLIQTLMKDDDFQVEIVSSHSLLVALMRLVRDKRHPSGNLPGLKLLKSICSHIQVRSLVVTVGAVSQLVELLPSLNPECLELALFILDAISTVKEGKLALSSCSNTIPNTVRVLMRVSESCTQLALSILWSICKLSPEEYSSIAVDVGLAAKLLLVIQSGCDPLLKQRSAELLKLCSLNYTDSIFISKCKLTRTIR